The following coding sequences lie in one Candidatus Marinarcus aquaticus genomic window:
- a CDS encoding AAA family ATPase encodes MQETALKILKSGQNVFLTGSAGTGKTYVLNEYIHYLKERKIIPTIVAPTGIAASHLNGQTIHSYFSLGLRDSVDEPFISSLLDKKKLQMRFKKLKVLIIDEISMVSPNIFSAMDKILQAFKENEEPFGGIQVILSGDFFQLPPISQSNDSKRFSWQSPSWKVLDLQTCYLQKKFRQDDNKLIFVLDEIRSGQISEQTYNILNQRYEKELAIEFTPTKLYTHNLDVDRINNDELNRLPSLGITYNYKSEGAKTNIEKLFKSALVQEELTLKKDAVVMFIKNNPEKYYINGTTGVVIDFSKDEQPLPIVKLSNGYVIKVEFEDWAIENEKGKVSAKISQIPLKLAWAITIHKSQGMTLDAAQIDLSKTFEVGQGYVALSRIKNIEGLKLMGFNEKALSVDPLILSIDPRIKQASQKAYAKIEAYDVNQLELMNLSYIEKLGGLVDKKAINKEKEVLAKEPQIEEKVANHIKTKNLVESSSSLEILAHKAGFSVATIMNHLCLIKEEEPRFDISKYMPSLSIVNKIKQAINEIESANNEEDFTEDGKIKLKPIFVKLNEEVSYNDIKMVLV; translated from the coding sequence ATGCAAGAAACAGCACTTAAAATACTAAAATCAGGTCAAAATGTTTTTCTAACAGGATCAGCTGGTACGGGTAAAACCTATGTTTTAAATGAATATATTCACTATCTTAAAGAGCGAAAAATCATTCCTACTATTGTAGCGCCTACGGGTATTGCTGCTTCACATTTAAATGGTCAAACCATACACTCTTATTTTTCACTGGGTCTAAGGGACAGTGTTGATGAGCCTTTTATTTCAAGCTTGTTGGATAAAAAGAAGTTACAAATGAGATTTAAAAAGCTGAAGGTTCTCATTATCGATGAGATATCGATGGTAAGTCCTAATATTTTCAGTGCAATGGATAAAATTCTTCAAGCATTTAAAGAAAACGAAGAACCATTTGGTGGTATCCAAGTGATTCTTTCAGGTGACTTTTTCCAGTTGCCTCCTATCTCACAATCGAATGATTCTAAGAGGTTCTCATGGCAAAGCCCATCTTGGAAAGTACTTGACTTACAAACCTGTTATTTGCAAAAGAAGTTCAGACAAGATGATAATAAACTTATTTTTGTGTTAGATGAAATACGCTCAGGACAAATCTCTGAGCAAACTTATAATATTTTGAATCAAAGATATGAAAAAGAGTTGGCTATAGAATTCACTCCTACGAAACTTTATACCCATAATCTGGACGTGGATAGAATCAATAATGATGAGCTAAACAGGCTTCCATCATTAGGAATTACCTATAACTACAAGAGTGAAGGCGCGAAAACAAATATTGAAAAACTGTTTAAATCTGCTCTTGTTCAAGAAGAGCTTACTTTAAAAAAAGATGCGGTTGTTATGTTTATTAAGAACAATCCAGAAAAGTACTATATCAACGGAACAACAGGTGTTGTGATTGATTTTTCTAAAGATGAACAACCACTTCCAATCGTAAAATTATCAAATGGGTACGTCATAAAAGTAGAATTTGAAGATTGGGCGATTGAAAATGAGAAAGGAAAAGTGTCAGCTAAAATCTCTCAGATACCTTTAAAACTTGCATGGGCGATTACTATTCATAAATCCCAAGGTATGACTCTAGATGCTGCTCAAATTGACTTGTCAAAGACTTTTGAAGTAGGGCAAGGGTATGTTGCTTTATCAAGAATCAAAAATATCGAAGGGTTAAAGCTTATGGGCTTTAATGAAAAAGCATTGAGTGTAGACCCTCTGATTTTAAGTATTGATCCTAGAATTAAACAGGCTTCACAAAAAGCATATGCAAAAATTGAAGCTTACGATGTGAATCAATTAGAACTTATGAATCTATCTTATATTGAAAAGTTAGGTGGACTTGTTGATAAAAAAGCAATCAATAAAGAAAAAGAAGTGTTAGCAAAAGAGCCTCAAATAGAAGAAAAAGTAGCCAATCATATTAAGACAAAAAATCTTGTTGAGTCCTCTTCTTCTTTAGAAATTTTAGCGCACAAAGCAGGTTTTTCTGTTGCTACTATTATGAACCATCTCTGCTTAATCAAAGAAGAAGAACCAAGGTTTGATATCTCAAAATATATGCCAAGTTTGAGTATTGTAAACAAAATAAAACAAGCCATAAATGAAATAGAGAGTGCTAATAATGAAGAAGATTTTACTGAAGATGGAAAGATAAAACTCAAACCAATCTTTGTAAAGTTGAATGAAGAAGTATCATATAACGATATAAAAATGGTTTTAGTTTAA
- a CDS encoding DNA polymerase yields MSDIYMHFIVSPFDDSYEPKIYVLDEHENCQIISLSELANYKKTVVTHNFWMLVESFRKQKIPLPTNILDLTFLSKFIIGKPKSDFNHIKPWELWALLAPFYETNKEELEEVKNIFYSKISYKENDSLKLKIQFFLRHIKSCNDMQLQELKDKHEEERFFRIELPVYNLMLNRQYNGIKYDETKLTEKIKQIESDYYLKLKKLNFEYFIDENELSNNRIYDLLKEKEAIDFTELKSYNNNEDYLDLLSENSQLAKLIQDIKRLRTDRSALLKFGSLGEDRIYPIFDTHGSVTSRIFIQDPLIQYIKKSSRDVIVADEGKKFIYADYRQFEPGILANLSGDKTLIDMYNSSDIYTSLSNAVFDNGNHRKLCKKLFLAYSFGMTQESMVKFIKLNTELIDVENKVARFFGQFKRIEEFKNELYAELLTNSKISSVFGNNRYRKFEGALKAEEKRWCLSQKVQGTASLILKNVILSIINKLPEVDILIPMHDAILVQVDSGQFETSKTDIERIFIDEYKSICSEINPKVSFEAFSEENC; encoded by the coding sequence ATGAGTGATATTTATATGCATTTTATAGTTTCCCCGTTTGATGATTCTTATGAGCCAAAAATATACGTTTTAGATGAACATGAAAACTGTCAAATAATTAGTTTATCTGAACTTGCAAACTATAAAAAAACCGTTGTGACACACAATTTTTGGATGCTTGTAGAAAGTTTTAGAAAGCAAAAAATTCCCTTACCTACGAATATTTTAGATTTAACATTTCTTTCGAAATTTATAATTGGTAAACCAAAATCTGATTTTAATCATATTAAACCATGGGAGCTATGGGCATTATTGGCACCGTTTTATGAAACAAATAAAGAAGAGCTGGAAGAAGTTAAAAATATATTCTATAGCAAAATTTCATATAAAGAAAATGATTCACTTAAGTTAAAAATTCAATTTTTTCTTAGGCATATCAAATCTTGTAATGACATGCAACTACAAGAATTAAAAGACAAACATGAAGAAGAACGCTTTTTTCGAATTGAACTTCCAGTATATAACCTGATGCTAAACCGTCAATATAATGGCATAAAATATGATGAAACGAAGTTAACAGAAAAGATAAAGCAAATTGAATCAGATTATTATCTGAAATTAAAAAAGTTGAATTTTGAATATTTTATAGATGAAAATGAACTAAGCAATAATAGAATTTATGACTTATTAAAAGAAAAAGAAGCAATTGACTTTACCGAACTTAAATCATATAACAACAATGAAGATTATTTAGATTTACTATCAGAAAACTCGCAACTTGCAAAACTAATTCAAGACATAAAACGCTTAAGAACTGATCGAAGTGCACTGCTGAAGTTTGGCTCTTTGGGTGAAGATAGAATTTATCCTATATTTGATACTCATGGTAGTGTTACAAGTAGAATATTTATTCAAGATCCATTGATACAGTATATTAAAAAATCCTCAAGAGATGTCATAGTTGCAGATGAAGGTAAGAAGTTTATATATGCAGATTATAGGCAGTTTGAGCCTGGTATTCTCGCCAATTTATCTGGTGATAAAACCTTAATCGATATGTACAACTCAAGTGATATATATACTTCTCTGAGTAATGCTGTTTTTGATAATGGAAATCATAGAAAGCTATGCAAAAAACTCTTTTTGGCATATTCATTTGGTATGACGCAAGAAAGTATGGTGAAATTTATAAAATTAAATACTGAATTGATAGATGTAGAAAATAAAGTTGCAAGATTTTTTGGACAGTTTAAACGTATTGAAGAGTTTAAAAATGAACTGTATGCAGAACTGTTGACTAACTCAAAAATTTCTTCTGTTTTCGGGAACAATAGGTATAGAAAATTTGAGGGTGCTTTAAAAGCAGAAGAAAAAAGATGGTGTTTAAGTCAAAAAGTTCAAGGCACTGCATCCTTAATTTTGAAAAATGTAATTTTATCAATCATAAACAAACTTCCAGAAGTAGACATTTTAATCCCAATGCATGATGCTATATTGGTACAAGTAGATTCTGGTCAGTTTGAAACATCTAAAACTGATATTGAAAGAATATTTATAGATGAATACAAATCGATATGTTCAGAGATCAATCCAAAGGTGTCATTTGAAGCTTTTTCGGAAGAAAATTGTTAA
- a CDS encoding pseudouridine synthase, with the protein MPNTNQENMQQHHHFKIFKPHNCLSQFKQEVMKNKTLLGDLYDFPENTMAIGRLDHDSEGLLLLTTDGMMSHKVRNKSIEKEYYAQVDGIITQKAVEQLQKGVEITVSGKRYQTLPCKAFAIDGEPDLPPRGRYIRHERHGPTSWVSVTVNEGKKRQVRKMTAAVGFPTLRLVRVRIGDIHINNLMAGDVVPLDNIDAALS; encoded by the coding sequence ATGCCAAACACCAATCAAGAGAATATGCAACAACACCATCATTTTAAAATCTTCAAACCACACAACTGTTTGAGTCAATTCAAACAAGAGGTCATGAAAAACAAAACCTTATTGGGTGATTTGTATGACTTTCCAGAAAATACCATGGCAATTGGAAGGTTAGACCATGACTCAGAAGGATTATTACTGCTCACAACCGATGGTATGATGAGTCACAAGGTTCGAAATAAAAGTATTGAAAAAGAGTACTATGCCCAAGTTGATGGCATCATCACACAAAAAGCGGTCGAACAATTGCAAAAAGGTGTTGAGATAACTGTGAGTGGGAAAAGGTATCAAACACTTCCTTGTAAAGCATTTGCAATAGATGGTGAGCCAGATTTACCACCTCGTGGTCGTTATATAAGGCACGAAAGACATGGACCTACAAGTTGGGTATCGGTAACTGTAAATGAAGGTAAAAAACGTCAGGTTCGAAAAATGACTGCAGCTGTTGGTTTCCCTACATTACGATTGGTGAGAGTTCGTATTGGAGATATTCATATCAATAATTTAATGGCAGGTGATGTTGTTCCTCTAGATAACATTGATGCTGCATTGAGTTGA
- a CDS encoding pseudouridine synthase has protein sequence MTTATQSDKLLVLNKPKGYVVTRSDELGRKTVYELLPAWVFEEQWMPIGRLDLESKGLLLFTRDGKVGDALTRPGNCIKTYEIWVRGHVTDEHLTQAIRGVESKYGLLKALKVERIGMGGAKTKLRIKIDEGKNRHIRRLFGSLKDPKFGTPLKVLNLTRVNIGSFKLDIESGKWRYLTVEEEQMVLKSLK, from the coding sequence ATAACAACAGCAACCCAATCAGACAAACTACTCGTACTCAATAAACCTAAAGGGTATGTGGTTACACGCTCTGATGAACTGGGGCGAAAAACAGTCTATGAACTTTTACCTGCTTGGGTGTTTGAGGAACAATGGATGCCTATAGGTCGTCTTGATTTAGAATCTAAAGGACTACTTCTGTTTACAAGAGATGGTAAAGTAGGGGATGCTCTGACGCGTCCTGGAAATTGTATTAAGACATATGAAATCTGGGTGAGAGGACATGTCACGGATGAACACCTTACTCAAGCAATAAGAGGTGTTGAGAGTAAATATGGACTTCTCAAAGCTCTTAAAGTTGAAAGAATAGGTATGGGTGGAGCAAAAACAAAACTCAGAATAAAAATAGACGAAGGTAAAAACCGACACATACGTAGACTTTTCGGTTCACTAAAAGACCCAAAGTTTGGGACTCCCTTAAAAGTTTTGAATTTGACTCGTGTGAACATTGGCAGTTTTAAACTGGACATTGAGAGTGGCAAGTGGCGATACCTTACTGTAGAAGAGGAGCAAATGGTTCTTAAGAGCTTAAAATAA
- a CDS encoding HTH domain-containing protein, translating into MIEKIKEATLKISYHRRRKMKTRRIAIRDLIEQGIEEPKELAKELKVTVQTIKRDLEAMKSMSEEDFTFQKRESSQEILEKKDTILRLLDDEAYYTENGDINIAKITQELKTSRATVLSVLNGE; encoded by the coding sequence TTGATTGAAAAAATAAAAGAAGCAACATTGAAAATCTCATATCACCGCAGACGTAAAATGAAAACCAGAAGAATTGCCATAAGAGATTTAATAGAGCAAGGCATTGAAGAGCCAAAAGAGTTGGCAAAAGAGCTCAAAGTAACGGTACAAACCATCAAAAGAGATTTAGAAGCGATGAAAAGTATGAGTGAAGAGGATTTCACCTTTCAAAAAAGAGAGAGTTCACAAGAGATATTGGAGAAAAAAGATACGATTCTAAGACTTTTAGACGATGAAGCGTATTACACTGAAAATGGTGATATAAACATTGCTAAAATAACACAAGAGCTTAAAACAAGTCGCGCAACGGTACTTTCCGTTTTAAATGGAGAGTAG
- a CDS encoding DJ-1/PfpI family protein → MSKKILIIAGDFVEDYELMVPFQCLKMLGHEVDVVCPDKRAQEQIKTAIHDFEGDQTYSEKPGHNFTLNATFDDVNASSYDALVIPGGRAPEYIRLNQRVLEIVQEFDNNKKPIASICHGIQVLVAAGIIKDRTCSCYPACAPDVNINGGKWVDIGFEDAYVDDNLVTAAAWPAHPAWLAKFNELL, encoded by the coding sequence ATGTCAAAAAAGATCCTTATCATAGCAGGAGATTTTGTAGAAGATTACGAGTTGATGGTGCCATTTCAGTGTTTAAAAATGTTGGGGCATGAAGTCGATGTGGTTTGTCCTGATAAAAGAGCACAAGAGCAGATTAAAACAGCCATTCATGACTTTGAAGGGGATCAAACGTACAGTGAAAAACCTGGGCATAATTTTACTTTGAATGCCACATTTGATGATGTGAATGCCTCTTCGTATGATGCATTGGTGATACCAGGTGGACGAGCTCCTGAGTATATTCGTCTCAATCAAAGAGTGTTGGAGATTGTGCAAGAGTTCGATAATAACAAAAAACCCATTGCCTCTATTTGTCATGGAATTCAAGTTTTAGTCGCTGCTGGTATTATAAAAGACCGGACGTGTTCGTGTTATCCTGCTTGCGCACCCGATGTGAATATCAATGGCGGTAAATGGGTGGACATAGGATTTGAAGATGCCTATGTCGATGACAACCTAGTCACTGCAGCTGCGTGGCCTGCACACCCCGCTTGGTTGGCTAAATTCAATGAGCTGTTATAA
- a CDS encoding PQQ-dependent sugar dehydrogenase: MKFVLFLLSPFLLYAQTVLNFQSENRQIEVKKLFSNLGVPWGMTFVGNKELLVTLKEGTFVLLDTQSGTKKVLKARIDVLLNGQGGLLDIQTSPNFKNDRTVYFTYVKSVDNQGATTLAKARFESGELHDMQDIVVTQSQSDTSRHFGSRITFDEQEHLFFGVGDRGVRSNGQDLLTHAGSILRLNLDGSVPKDNPFVKENRARPEIYSYGHRNPQGLYFDKINQRLIEGEHGPRGGDEVNIIQKGANYGWATISYGKEYWNPLPVGEGTHKKGMEQPLKVYIPSIAPSSLIVYQGEMNSPFRGNIFQGALKLTHLNRLVLDDKDNVITKERWLEDMHERIRNVIEDNSGNLLISTDSGNIYQLILK, from the coding sequence TTGAAATTTGTTCTTTTTTTATTGTCTCCTTTTTTACTTTATGCACAAACGGTGTTGAATTTTCAAAGTGAAAACAGACAAATAGAAGTAAAAAAACTCTTTTCCAACTTAGGCGTGCCTTGGGGCATGACCTTTGTGGGTAACAAAGAGTTGCTTGTGACTTTAAAAGAGGGTACATTTGTTTTGCTTGATACACAAAGTGGTACAAAAAAAGTTTTAAAAGCACGTATAGATGTCCTGCTTAATGGTCAAGGTGGTTTACTGGATATTCAAACTTCTCCAAACTTTAAAAATGACAGAACCGTTTACTTTACGTATGTGAAAAGTGTCGATAATCAAGGGGCAACCACTTTGGCTAAAGCAAGATTTGAAAGTGGTGAACTGCACGATATGCAAGATATAGTTGTCACTCAATCACAAAGTGATACTTCACGACACTTTGGAAGTCGTATCACTTTTGATGAGCAAGAACATCTTTTCTTTGGTGTGGGGGACAGAGGTGTACGTTCCAATGGACAAGACCTCTTAACTCATGCAGGAAGTATCTTACGTCTGAACTTGGATGGGTCTGTTCCAAAAGACAACCCTTTTGTAAAAGAGAACAGAGCACGCCCTGAGATATACAGTTATGGACACCGTAATCCACAAGGACTTTACTTTGATAAAATAAACCAACGATTGATTGAAGGAGAGCATGGACCACGAGGTGGAGATGAAGTCAATATTATTCAAAAAGGTGCCAACTATGGTTGGGCAACGATTTCATATGGTAAAGAGTATTGGAATCCATTGCCAGTAGGTGAAGGTACTCATAAAAAAGGGATGGAACAACCCTTGAAAGTTTATATTCCTTCTATCGCTCCCAGTTCCTTAATTGTTTATCAAGGAGAAATGAACTCACCTTTTAGAGGCAATATTTTCCAAGGGGCTTTAAAATTGACACATTTGAATCGTTTAGTTTTAGATGACAAAGATAATGTCATTACAAAGGAGCGATGGTTAGAGGATATGCATGAGCGTATTCGTAATGTCATTGAAGACAACAGTGGCAATCTTCTTATCTCTACAGACAGTGGCAATATCTATCAACTTATTTTAAAGTGA
- a CDS encoding RNA-directed DNA polymerase, translated as MKDDWFKDTYNYKDFLKPDVLLEYFDKNIVQHNGIYIPSEKLLLNIPKKNFSIRYALETNIYDRFLYQGYLNELAPYYDPLLSERVYSHRYQTNESKRKNYIFKHPIEQWSKFIGYVRDGLQSSEKVLLETDIQNYFENIRIEDLSKTLQENLKNIQATGIEKIRLRHVIDSLINSLHLWSFNHKNGLPQNRDTSSFLANMVMNVVDKKMIEGHGYDYHRYMDDIRIVCNDKYEARKALKQLIIELRKIGLNINSAKTKIIDTDHEEYSSLFEDDLDIKRLDNMFRSRSLPVIMRSFIPLKGYALRQIAEGNTQERGFRFSINRLTTLAMCSDVNKPDGYFDEITDAVITELVEQPFSSDKFMDYLKSVELQDSHIERIKALLLNTDQSIYGWQNYLLWQLLVYKNITDDHLLQQAGQKLSSVSIIAPSDVAGSALYLGAQGREAEKNIVADNFQNFNNFFTQRNALIALHELNYRDIKEKIVNVDPAVIGTLTRVKCEFNGKYFQEKTPISWKKIYDEGTSYE; from the coding sequence ATGAAAGATGATTGGTTTAAGGACACATACAACTACAAAGACTTTTTAAAGCCAGATGTTTTACTTGAATATTTTGACAAAAATATAGTTCAACACAATGGCATATACATACCATCAGAAAAGCTTTTACTGAATATTCCTAAAAAGAACTTTTCTATTAGATATGCACTAGAAACGAATATTTACGACAGGTTTTTATATCAAGGATATCTGAATGAATTAGCACCTTACTATGACCCTTTGCTTTCCGAGAGAGTATACAGTCACAGATATCAAACAAATGAATCTAAAAGAAAAAACTACATTTTCAAACATCCTATTGAGCAATGGAGCAAGTTTATTGGGTACGTTAGAGATGGTTTGCAGAGTAGTGAAAAAGTACTTCTAGAAACTGATATACAAAACTATTTCGAAAATATTAGAATTGAAGATCTCAGTAAAACCTTACAAGAAAATTTGAAAAATATTCAAGCAACAGGTATAGAAAAAATCAGGCTAAGACATGTAATTGACTCCTTAATTAATTCATTGCACCTGTGGAGTTTTAATCACAAGAATGGTCTCCCCCAAAATAGAGACACGTCATCATTTTTAGCCAATATGGTTATGAACGTTGTAGACAAAAAAATGATTGAGGGACATGGGTATGACTATCACAGGTATATGGATGATATCCGAATTGTATGCAATGATAAATATGAAGCAAGAAAAGCATTAAAACAACTGATTATTGAACTTCGAAAGATAGGTTTGAATATCAATTCTGCAAAAACTAAAATAATCGATACTGACCATGAAGAGTATAGCAGTTTGTTTGAAGACGATTTAGATATCAAACGTCTTGACAATATGTTTCGTTCTAGATCACTTCCTGTAATTATGAGAAGTTTTATACCGCTAAAAGGGTATGCCTTACGGCAAATAGCAGAGGGGAATACTCAAGAACGAGGATTTAGATTCAGTATTAACCGTTTGACAACATTGGCAATGTGTAGTGATGTAAATAAGCCAGATGGTTATTTTGATGAAATTACTGACGCTGTCATTACTGAATTGGTTGAGCAACCATTTTCTAGTGATAAATTTATGGATTATCTGAAATCAGTTGAACTTCAAGACTCACATATTGAAAGAATAAAAGCATTGTTACTAAACACTGATCAGTCAATTTATGGATGGCAAAACTATTTATTGTGGCAATTGTTAGTATATAAAAATATTACCGATGATCATTTATTACAGCAAGCTGGTCAAAAATTGTCATCAGTCAGCATTATTGCACCCTCAGATGTGGCAGGTTCAGCTTTATATCTTGGTGCTCAAGGAAGGGAAGCAGAAAAGAATATAGTTGCTGATAATTTCCAGAATTTTAACAACTTTTTTACGCAGAGAAATGCACTAATAGCCTTACATGAACTAAACTACCGAGATATAAAAGAGAAAATTGTTAATGTTGATCCTGCGGTAATAGGAACACTTACAAGAGTTAAGTGTGAATTTAATGGAAAATATTTCCAAGAAAAAACTCCAATTAGTTGGAAGAAAATTTATGACGAAGGAACTAGTTATGAGTGA
- a CDS encoding adenosylcobinamide amidohydrolase: MSQIKLIQHADYIALHLPYNCKVLSSAVLNGGMSKVVSLLNLKVNKNASVCEDAQDTLRNKACTLELPEPTVGMMTAASMKSLGYTKETHKELEVECWVTSGLSNLRRVGDSADEKAQIYRLSFKIFHN; encoded by the coding sequence ATGTCTCAAATAAAACTGATACAACATGCTGACTATATTGCACTTCATTTACCCTATAACTGCAAAGTATTAAGCTCTGCAGTATTAAATGGTGGGATGTCCAAAGTGGTTTCGTTGTTGAATCTTAAAGTTAATAAAAATGCTTCAGTGTGTGAAGATGCACAAGATACTTTACGCAATAAAGCTTGCACACTTGAACTGCCTGAACCAACTGTGGGTATGATGACTGCGGCATCAATGAAATCTTTAGGTTACACTAAAGAGACCCATAAAGAGTTGGAAGTAGAGTGTTGGGTGACCAGCGGATTGAGTAATTTAAGGCGAGTAGGGGACAGTGCAGATGAAAAGGCGCAAATTTATAGACTCTCTTTTAAAATCTTTCATAATTAA
- a CDS encoding bacteriohemerythrin: MNTLRKTEEFYKPFETEKHQLNNDVMDELHHEFLDIYNSVDTTNIKSFQEKLTVLLAHSKKHFSQEEELMDAYGYPTSKEHKDEHNKVLAEMQYFLDLSRTLFGQKMLKAYYMEKIPSWFDLHLLSMDSDLAYFLKKVQ; encoded by the coding sequence ATGAATACATTACGAAAAACAGAAGAGTTTTATAAACCTTTTGAAACTGAGAAACATCAACTGAACAATGACGTGATGGATGAATTGCATCATGAATTTTTAGATATATATAACAGTGTTGATACGACCAATATAAAAAGTTTTCAAGAGAAACTTACGGTGCTTTTAGCCCACAGTAAAAAACACTTCTCACAAGAAGAAGAGCTGATGGATGCATATGGATATCCTACAAGTAAAGAGCACAAAGACGAACACAATAAAGTACTGGCAGAGATGCAGTATTTTTTAGACTTAAGTCGTACGCTATTTGGTCAAAAGATGCTCAAAGCCTACTATATGGAGAAGATTCCTTCATGGTTTGATTTACATTTGTTAAGTATGGACAGTGACTTGGCCTATTTTTTAAAAAAGGTGCAATGA
- a CDS encoding NADPH-dependent FMN reductase: protein MKLLAFAASNSSTSINKQLVKYASSLVPADEVEILDLNDYELPLYSQDRNDAIGEPALAQQFLDKIASADAIIISFAEHNLSYSVAYKNIFDWASRINMRVFQNKPMIMMATSPGERGGLSVLETAVKTAPFFKGEVKGQFSLPFFQDNFDTLKGVISNKEKDEELKVVLKQLM, encoded by the coding sequence ATGAAACTCTTAGCATTTGCAGCAAGTAACAGCTCAACGTCAATCAATAAACAGCTGGTCAAATACGCTTCCTCTCTTGTTCCAGCGGATGAAGTAGAGATATTAGATTTAAACGATTATGAACTTCCTTTGTACTCACAAGACAGAAATGATGCCATTGGTGAACCTGCTTTGGCACAACAATTCCTAGATAAAATTGCTTCAGCAGATGCCATTATCATCTCCTTTGCAGAGCACAACCTCTCATATTCAGTGGCATATAAAAATATTTTTGATTGGGCTTCTCGGATCAATATGAGAGTTTTTCAAAACAAACCCATGATTATGATGGCAACTTCTCCTGGGGAAAGAGGGGGCTTAAGTGTACTTGAAACTGCTGTAAAAACCGCACCGTTTTTCAAAGGAGAGGTTAAAGGACAATTCTCTTTGCCATTTTTTCAAGATAATTTTGACACCCTCAAAGGGGTTATTTCTAATAAAGAGAAAGATGAAGAGCTTAAAGTCGTTTTAAAACAATTGATGTAG
- a CDS encoding putative quinol monooxygenase: protein MSKVTLKGFILVPESELELVKNELVNHKRLTLEESGCITFSVIQNSEDALRFDVYEEFTDKVAFEQHQKRVKASHWGKVTVNVERHYEIFE, encoded by the coding sequence ATGTCAAAAGTAACATTGAAAGGTTTTATTTTAGTTCCAGAGTCGGAGCTTGAATTAGTAAAAAATGAGTTGGTAAATCATAAACGTCTTACTCTAGAAGAAAGTGGGTGTATCACGTTTAGTGTCATTCAAAATTCCGAAGACGCTCTTCGCTTCGACGTTTATGAAGAGTTCACGGATAAAGTGGCTTTTGAACAACATCAGAAAAGAGTTAAAGCTTCTCATTGGGGAAAAGTGACAGTAAATGTTGAACGACACTATGAAATTTTTGAGTAA
- a CDS encoding DMT family transporter, with protein MWEQLKSIDRGVLFILISALLGALNGATAKLLSQSIDPLEIVFYRNLLGFIIILFTLKKFSVSIDTSKLHLLFLRGFFGAVAMVFFFYTIATIPLGEAVVLNKTSPFFVTILAYYLMKETISLRTFFALLIGFLGVIFIMKPFGIEISFEHILGVLGGFFAAAAYATIKKIKDIYDARVIMLSFMAVGLLIPLFLALFTPLVTIHIYSEPMIWLLIGLMAVISTTSQWFLTRAYSISKASIIGVVSYANIPFAIGFGVMLGDAVPDVVTFIGIVLIIIGGITVSKKS; from the coding sequence ATGTGGGAACAGTTAAAATCAATCGACAGAGGTGTTTTGTTTATACTTATCAGTGCTCTGCTTGGAGCACTTAACGGTGCAACAGCCAAACTGCTTTCACAAAGCATCGACCCTCTTGAAATTGTCTTTTACAGAAACTTACTTGGATTTATCATCATTTTGTTTACTCTTAAAAAGTTCTCTGTGAGCATTGATACTTCTAAACTGCATCTACTATTTTTACGAGGTTTCTTTGGTGCAGTAGCCATGGTGTTTTTCTTTTATACCATTGCCACTATTCCTTTAGGGGAAGCGGTGGTTTTAAATAAAACTTCGCCCTTTTTTGTCACCATACTTGCCTATTATTTAATGAAAGAGACCATCAGTCTGCGCACATTTTTTGCTCTTTTGATTGGGTTTTTAGGAGTCATTTTTATCATGAAACCATTTGGCATAGAAATCTCTTTTGAACACATTTTAGGGGTTTTAGGTGGTTTCTTTGCAGCAGCTGCGTATGCTACGATTAAAAAAATCAAAGACATCTACGACGCACGCGTGATTATGCTCTCCTTTATGGCAGTTGGATTGCTTATACCTCTGTTTTTAGCCCTTTTTACGCCACTTGTGACCATACACATCTACTCTGAACCCATGATATGGTTGCTTATTGGTTTGATGGCGGTTATTTCAACAACCTCACAATGGTTTTTAACACGCGCTTACAGTATCAGTAAAGCGAGTATCATAGGAGTGGTGAGTTACGCTAATATTCCATTTGCGATTGGTTTTGGGGTGATGTTGGGAGATGCTGTGCCGGATGTGGTTACGTTTATAGGGATTGTGCTTATTATTATCGGTGGTATTACTGTGAGCAAGAAGTCATAA